Proteins co-encoded in one Aquincola tertiaricarbonis genomic window:
- the nth gene encoding endonuclease III, protein MKTADIEPFFATLKAANPQPETELEYTNPFELLAAVLLSAQATDAGVNKATRRLFPRANTPQKMLDLGLEQVTEHIRTIGLFRTKAKNLLETCRILVEQHGGQIPRSREALEALPGVGRKTANVVLNVVFGEPTMAVDTHIFRVSNRTGLAPGKTPLAVELKLLARVPPAYLADAHHWLILHGRYVCQARRPLCEACQVRPWCDFGRALDRAARKKDATC, encoded by the coding sequence ATGAAAACCGCCGACATCGAACCCTTCTTCGCCACCCTCAAGGCCGCCAATCCGCAGCCCGAGACCGAGCTCGAATACACCAACCCCTTCGAGCTGCTGGCCGCGGTGCTGCTGTCGGCCCAGGCCACCGACGCGGGCGTGAACAAGGCCACCCGGCGGCTGTTTCCGCGGGCCAACACGCCGCAAAAGATGCTGGACCTGGGGCTGGAACAGGTGACCGAGCACATCCGCACCATCGGCCTGTTCCGCACCAAGGCCAAGAACCTGCTGGAAACCTGCCGCATCCTGGTGGAACAGCATGGCGGACAGATTCCACGCAGCCGCGAAGCGCTGGAGGCCCTGCCCGGCGTGGGCCGCAAGACCGCCAACGTGGTGCTGAACGTGGTGTTCGGCGAGCCAACGATGGCGGTGGACACGCACATCTTCCGCGTCAGCAACCGCACCGGCCTGGCCCCTGGCAAGACGCCGCTGGCCGTGGAGCTGAAGCTGCTGGCCCGCGTGCCACCGGCCTACCTGGCCGATGCGCACCACTGGCTCATCCTGCACGGGCGCTATGTTTGCCAAGCCCGCAGGCCGCTGTGCGAAGCCTGCCAGGTGCGGCCCTGGTGCGACTTTGGTCGTGCGCTGGACCGTGCGGCGCGCAAGAAGGACGCCACATGCTGA
- the rsxB gene encoding electron transport complex subunit RsxB, whose translation MPSPSLPAFPEPVSVDAIDALLPQTQCTRCGYPDCRHYAQAIAAGQAAINRCPPGGQAGVARLAALTGQPALPLDAACGQEGPLLRAVIDEAWCIGCTLCIGACPVDCIVGAPKQMHTVVAEQCTGCELCVPACPVDCIRLEPVSGERTGWAAWSAAQADEARERYAFHQMRTARAAQENEARLAAKAQAKLADLPAASQLTDPAALDRKRAVIEAALARARDRQRQGQGTP comes from the coding sequence CTGCCGTCCCCTTCCCTGCCCGCCTTTCCAGAACCGGTGTCGGTCGACGCGATCGACGCCCTGCTGCCGCAGACCCAGTGCACCCGCTGCGGCTACCCCGACTGCCGCCACTATGCCCAGGCCATTGCCGCGGGGCAGGCCGCCATCAACCGCTGCCCGCCCGGCGGCCAGGCAGGCGTGGCCCGCCTGGCCGCCCTCACCGGCCAGCCGGCGCTGCCGCTGGATGCGGCCTGCGGCCAGGAAGGCCCGCTGCTGCGCGCGGTGATCGACGAAGCCTGGTGCATCGGCTGCACGCTGTGCATCGGCGCCTGCCCGGTCGACTGCATCGTGGGCGCGCCCAAGCAGATGCACACCGTGGTGGCCGAGCAGTGCACCGGCTGTGAGCTGTGCGTGCCGGCCTGCCCGGTGGACTGCATCCGGCTCGAGCCGGTGAGCGGCGAGCGCACCGGCTGGGCCGCCTGGAGCGCCGCGCAGGCCGACGAGGCGCGCGAGCGCTATGCCTTCCACCAGATGCGCACGGCCCGCGCGGCGCAGGAGAACGAAGCGCGGCTGGCCGCCAAGGCCCAGGCCAAGCTGGCCGACCTGCCGGCCGCCAGCCAGCTCACCGACCCCGCGGCGCTGGACCGCAAGCGCGCGGTGATCGAGGCCGCGCTGGCCCGCGCCCGGGATCGTCAACGCCAGGGCCAGGGCACCCCATGA